The proteins below are encoded in one region of Festucalex cinctus isolate MCC-2025b chromosome 2, RoL_Fcin_1.0, whole genome shotgun sequence:
- the errfi1b gene encoding ERBB receptor feedback inhibitor 1 isoform X3 — protein sequence MDGWMDNHRTQHSVFSGRRYFSSKQAKGTFKFFSKVSPLPHHAILPKNKRKYASLSAATDVRKRPSRLIHFDRLLAKPKFLDIIPVKQANPFQPKFPSYSDSYCLPLDKTLGPHEGDQVVPYCSSHRWTVFWGPQRGAKPLPPLPDPEELMSDESADNEVEFFTSERRPLLPKSCPKMVCGSRVNHQDTSWNRHPDSKLNWLSSSAIPSEKPQIPPRIPIPPKTYLKTAAGEEKPPKIPPRVPLVPPCPPRSPSPKSLPIYINGVMPATQSFAANPQYVSKALLPSERPPPAAQLSPCIVPILKDGRQASATHYILLPPRQKTFADRRGRLLSEPARIGNEWQNR from the exons atggatggatggatggataatcatcGAACGCAACATTCC gtattttcaggacgaCGATACTTCTCttcgaagcaagcaaaggggaCTTTTAAGTTTTTTAGTAAAGTATCTccactccctcaccatgcaattttgcccaaaaacaaaagaaaatacgCATCGTTGTCTGCTGCTACAGATGTTAGGAAAAGACCTAGTCGCCTCATTCACTTCGACCGATTGTTGGCaaaaccgaagtttttggatattattcctgtcaagcagg CTAATCCATTCCAACCAAAGTTTCCATCCTACTCCGATTCCTACTGCCTCCCATTGGACAAGACACTTGGACCTCATGAAGGAGACCAGGTGGTGCCTTATTGTTCTTCCCACAGATGGACAGTGTTTTGGGGCCCGCAGAGAGGAGCCAAACCGTTGCCGCCATTACCCGACCCCGAGGAGCTCATGTCCGACGAGTCGGCGGATAATGAGGTGGAGTTCTTCACCAGCGAGCGGCGGCCACTTCTGCCCAAAAGCTGCCCGAAAATGGTGTGCGGGAGCAGAG TGAACCACCAGGATACGTCGTGGAATCGACATCCAGATTCGAAACTCAACTGGTTGTCTTCCTCCGCCATCCCCTCTGAGAAGCCCCAAATTCCTCCTCGCATCCCAATCCCGCCGAAGACCTACTTAAAGACTGCGGCTGGCGAGGAGAAGCCTCCCAAAATCCCGCCGAGAGTCCCTCTGGTGCCCCCGTGCCCGCCACGTTCCCCGAGTCCCAAAAGCCTCCCGATTTACATCAACGGCGTGATGCCGGCCACACAGAGTTTTGCTGCTAACCCGCAATATGTGAGCAAGGCGCTTCTGCCGAGCGAGAGGCCGCCTCCTGCGGCTCAACTCTCTCCCTGCATAGTTCCCATTTTGAAGGACGGCAGACAGGCCAGCGCCACGCACTACATCCTCCTCCCGCCGCGCCAAAAGACATTCGCGGACAGACGCGGGCGACTTTTGAGCGAACCCGCTAGGATTGGAAACGAATGGCAGAACCGTTGA
- the errfi1b gene encoding ERBB receptor feedback inhibitor 1 isoform X2 — translation MDGWMDNHRTQHSVFSGRRYFSSKQAKGTFKFFNVRKRPSRLIHFDRLLAKPKFLDIIPVKQANPFQPKFPSYSDSYCLPLDKTLGPHEGDQVVPYCSSHRWTVFWGPQRGAKPLPPLPDPEELMSDESADNEVEFFTSERRPLLPKSCPKMVCGSRGQINPAYQGASSQPGNASLAFSWPGPEDKLTGRGGDLRVNDWPPVPLTVNHQDTSWNRHPDSKLNWLSSSAIPSEKPQIPPRIPIPPKTYLKTAAGEEKPPKIPPRVPLVPPCPPRSPSPKSLPIYINGVMPATQSFAANPQYVSKALLPSERPPPAAQLSPCIVPILKDGRQASATHYILLPPRQKTFADRRGRLLSEPARIGNEWQNR, via the exons atggatggatggatggataatcatcGAACGCAACATTCC gtattttcaggacgaCGATACTTCTCttcgaagcaagcaaaggggaCTTTTAAGTTTTTTA ATGTTAGGAAAAGACCTAGTCGCCTCATTCACTTCGACCGATTGTTGGCaaaaccgaagtttttggatattattcctgtcaagcagg CTAATCCATTCCAACCAAAGTTTCCATCCTACTCCGATTCCTACTGCCTCCCATTGGACAAGACACTTGGACCTCATGAAGGAGACCAGGTGGTGCCTTATTGTTCTTCCCACAGATGGACAGTGTTTTGGGGCCCGCAGAGAGGAGCCAAACCGTTGCCGCCATTACCCGACCCCGAGGAGCTCATGTCCGACGAGTCGGCGGATAATGAGGTGGAGTTCTTCACCAGCGAGCGGCGGCCACTTCTGCCCAAAAGCTGCCCGAAAATGGTGTGCGGGAGCAGAGGTCAAATAAATCCCGCCTATCAGGGGGCTTCGTCACAGCCTGGGAATGCCTCCCTGGCGTTCTCCTGGCCTGGCCCCGAGGACAAATTGACCGGCAGAGGGGGTGACCTCcgagttaatgactggcctcctgTTCCCCTGACAGTGAACCACCAGGATACGTCGTGGAATCGACATCCAGATTCGAAACTCAACTGGTTGTCTTCCTCCGCCATCCCCTCTGAGAAGCCCCAAATTCCTCCTCGCATCCCAATCCCGCCGAAGACCTACTTAAAGACTGCGGCTGGCGAGGAGAAGCCTCCCAAAATCCCGCCGAGAGTCCCTCTGGTGCCCCCGTGCCCGCCACGTTCCCCGAGTCCCAAAAGCCTCCCGATTTACATCAACGGCGTGATGCCGGCCACACAGAGTTTTGCTGCTAACCCGCAATATGTGAGCAAGGCGCTTCTGCCGAGCGAGAGGCCGCCTCCTGCGGCTCAACTCTCTCCCTGCATAGTTCCCATTTTGAAGGACGGCAGACAGGCCAGCGCCACGCACTACATCCTCCTCCCGCCGCGCCAAAAGACATTCGCGGACAGACGCGGGCGACTTTTGAGCGAACCCGCTAGGATTGGAAACGAATGGCAGAACCGTTGA
- the errfi1b gene encoding ERBB receptor feedback inhibitor 1 isoform X1, which translates to MDGWMDNHRTQHSVFSGRRYFSSKQAKGTFKFFSKVSPLPHHAILPKNKRKYASLSAATDVRKRPSRLIHFDRLLAKPKFLDIIPVKQANPFQPKFPSYSDSYCLPLDKTLGPHEGDQVVPYCSSHRWTVFWGPQRGAKPLPPLPDPEELMSDESADNEVEFFTSERRPLLPKSCPKMVCGSRGQINPAYQGASSQPGNASLAFSWPGPEDKLTGRGGDLRVNDWPPVPLTVNHQDTSWNRHPDSKLNWLSSSAIPSEKPQIPPRIPIPPKTYLKTAAGEEKPPKIPPRVPLVPPCPPRSPSPKSLPIYINGVMPATQSFAANPQYVSKALLPSERPPPAAQLSPCIVPILKDGRQASATHYILLPPRQKTFADRRGRLLSEPARIGNEWQNR; encoded by the exons atggatggatggatggataatcatcGAACGCAACATTCC gtattttcaggacgaCGATACTTCTCttcgaagcaagcaaaggggaCTTTTAAGTTTTTTAGTAAAGTATCTccactccctcaccatgcaattttgcccaaaaacaaaagaaaatacgCATCGTTGTCTGCTGCTACAGATGTTAGGAAAAGACCTAGTCGCCTCATTCACTTCGACCGATTGTTGGCaaaaccgaagtttttggatattattcctgtcaagcagg CTAATCCATTCCAACCAAAGTTTCCATCCTACTCCGATTCCTACTGCCTCCCATTGGACAAGACACTTGGACCTCATGAAGGAGACCAGGTGGTGCCTTATTGTTCTTCCCACAGATGGACAGTGTTTTGGGGCCCGCAGAGAGGAGCCAAACCGTTGCCGCCATTACCCGACCCCGAGGAGCTCATGTCCGACGAGTCGGCGGATAATGAGGTGGAGTTCTTCACCAGCGAGCGGCGGCCACTTCTGCCCAAAAGCTGCCCGAAAATGGTGTGCGGGAGCAGAGGTCAAATAAATCCCGCCTATCAGGGGGCTTCGTCACAGCCTGGGAATGCCTCCCTGGCGTTCTCCTGGCCTGGCCCCGAGGACAAATTGACCGGCAGAGGGGGTGACCTCcgagttaatgactggcctcctgTTCCCCTGACAGTGAACCACCAGGATACGTCGTGGAATCGACATCCAGATTCGAAACTCAACTGGTTGTCTTCCTCCGCCATCCCCTCTGAGAAGCCCCAAATTCCTCCTCGCATCCCAATCCCGCCGAAGACCTACTTAAAGACTGCGGCTGGCGAGGAGAAGCCTCCCAAAATCCCGCCGAGAGTCCCTCTGGTGCCCCCGTGCCCGCCACGTTCCCCGAGTCCCAAAAGCCTCCCGATTTACATCAACGGCGTGATGCCGGCCACACAGAGTTTTGCTGCTAACCCGCAATATGTGAGCAAGGCGCTTCTGCCGAGCGAGAGGCCGCCTCCTGCGGCTCAACTCTCTCCCTGCATAGTTCCCATTTTGAAGGACGGCAGACAGGCCAGCGCCACGCACTACATCCTCCTCCCGCCGCGCCAAAAGACATTCGCGGACAGACGCGGGCGACTTTTGAGCGAACCCGCTAGGATTGGAAACGAATGGCAGAACCGTTGA
- the errfi1b gene encoding ERBB receptor feedback inhibitor 1 isoform X4 translates to MTENNYWGQHDFSRVCLGQLSGDAEHNLTEQQMVQECNSNPFQPKFPSYSDSYCLPLDKTLGPHEGDQVVPYCSSHRWTVFWGPQRGAKPLPPLPDPEELMSDESADNEVEFFTSERRPLLPKSCPKMVCGSRGQINPAYQGASSQPGNASLAFSWPGPEDKLTGRGGDLRVNDWPPVPLTVNHQDTSWNRHPDSKLNWLSSSAIPSEKPQIPPRIPIPPKTYLKTAAGEEKPPKIPPRVPLVPPCPPRSPSPKSLPIYINGVMPATQSFAANPQYVSKALLPSERPPPAAQLSPCIVPILKDGRQASATHYILLPPRQKTFADRRGRLLSEPARIGNEWQNR, encoded by the exons ATGACTGAGAATAACTACTGGGGACAACACGACTTCAGCAG AGTGTGCTTGGGCCAGTTGAGCGGCGACGCGGAACACAACCTGACCGAGCAGCAAATGGTCCAAGAATGCAACT CTAATCCATTCCAACCAAAGTTTCCATCCTACTCCGATTCCTACTGCCTCCCATTGGACAAGACACTTGGACCTCATGAAGGAGACCAGGTGGTGCCTTATTGTTCTTCCCACAGATGGACAGTGTTTTGGGGCCCGCAGAGAGGAGCCAAACCGTTGCCGCCATTACCCGACCCCGAGGAGCTCATGTCCGACGAGTCGGCGGATAATGAGGTGGAGTTCTTCACCAGCGAGCGGCGGCCACTTCTGCCCAAAAGCTGCCCGAAAATGGTGTGCGGGAGCAGAGGTCAAATAAATCCCGCCTATCAGGGGGCTTCGTCACAGCCTGGGAATGCCTCCCTGGCGTTCTCCTGGCCTGGCCCCGAGGACAAATTGACCGGCAGAGGGGGTGACCTCcgagttaatgactggcctcctgTTCCCCTGACAGTGAACCACCAGGATACGTCGTGGAATCGACATCCAGATTCGAAACTCAACTGGTTGTCTTCCTCCGCCATCCCCTCTGAGAAGCCCCAAATTCCTCCTCGCATCCCAATCCCGCCGAAGACCTACTTAAAGACTGCGGCTGGCGAGGAGAAGCCTCCCAAAATCCCGCCGAGAGTCCCTCTGGTGCCCCCGTGCCCGCCACGTTCCCCGAGTCCCAAAAGCCTCCCGATTTACATCAACGGCGTGATGCCGGCCACACAGAGTTTTGCTGCTAACCCGCAATATGTGAGCAAGGCGCTTCTGCCGAGCGAGAGGCCGCCTCCTGCGGCTCAACTCTCTCCCTGCATAGTTCCCATTTTGAAGGACGGCAGACAGGCCAGCGCCACGCACTACATCCTCCTCCCGCCGCGCCAAAAGACATTCGCGGACAGACGCGGGCGACTTTTGAGCGAACCCGCTAGGATTGGAAACGAATGGCAGAACCGTTGA